A single genomic interval of Candidatus Methylomirabilota bacterium harbors:
- a CDS encoding Trm112 family protein, with amino-acid sequence MIDDELKAILVCPACKGDLRFEETRIICPACRKAYPIRDGIPVMLIDEAQPWAPNS; translated from the coding sequence ATGATCGACGATGAGCTCAAAGCTATCCTGGTCTGCCCGGCCTGTAAGGGCGATCTCCGGTTCGAGGAGACGCGTATCATCTGTCCGGCCTGCCGCAAGGCCTACCCGATCCGCGACGGCATCCCCGTCATGCTCATCGACGAGGCCCAGCCCTGGGCGCCGAACAGCTGA
- a CDS encoding UDP-glucuronic acid decarboxylase family protein: MRVLITGGAGFIGSHLCEFLLRRSARVVCMDNFITGTPENVAPLRDDPGFTLVRHDVTHYIEVEGELDWILHFASPASPNDYLALPIQTLKVGALGTHQALGVAKAKRACFLLASTSEVYGDPLVHPQREDYWGHVNPVGPRGVYDEAKRFAEALTMAYHRTHGIDTRIARIFNCHGPRMRLNDGRAIPAFVTQALTGQPLTVFGDGSQTRSFQYIDDLVEGIWRLMQAPINEPVNLGNPHEMTLLELAKRIIRLTASPSEIVFRPLPEDDPKVRQPDITRARTLLGWEPRLDSEEGLRLTIDWFRRKLGR; this comes from the coding sequence ATGCGGGTGCTCATCACCGGCGGCGCAGGCTTCATCGGCTCCCACCTGTGCGAGTTCCTGCTGCGGCGCTCCGCGCGTGTCGTGTGCATGGACAACTTCATCACCGGCACGCCGGAGAATGTGGCCCCCCTCCGCGACGACCCCGGCTTCACGCTGGTCCGCCACGACGTCACGCACTACATCGAGGTCGAGGGTGAGCTCGACTGGATCCTGCACTTTGCCAGTCCCGCCTCCCCCAACGACTACCTGGCCCTGCCCATCCAGACCCTCAAGGTGGGGGCGCTGGGCACGCACCAGGCCCTCGGGGTGGCCAAGGCCAAGCGGGCGTGCTTCTTGCTGGCCTCCACATCGGAGGTGTACGGCGACCCGCTCGTGCATCCTCAGCGCGAGGACTATTGGGGCCATGTCAATCCGGTGGGCCCGCGCGGCGTGTACGACGAAGCCAAGCGCTTCGCCGAGGCCCTGACGATGGCCTATCACCGGACGCACGGCATCGACACTCGTATCGCCCGGATCTTCAACTGTCACGGCCCCCGCATGCGGCTCAACGACGGCCGGGCCATTCCGGCCTTCGTCACCCAGGCCCTCACCGGCCAGCCCCTCACCGTCTTCGGCGACGGCTCGCAGACCCGATCCTTCCAGTACATCGACGACCTGGTGGAGGGCATCTGGCGCTTGATGCAGGCGCCGATCAACGAGCCCGTCAACCTGGGCAATCCCCACGAGATGACCCTGCTGGAGCTGGCCAAGCGAATCATCCGCCTCACGGCGTCCCCCAGCGAGATCGTCTTCCGGCCCCTGCCCGAGGACGACCCCAAGGTGCGCCAACCCGACATCACGCGCGCTCGCACCCTGCTCGGCTGGGAGCCGCGCCTGGATAGCGAGGAAGGCCTCCGGCTCACCATCGACTGGTTTCGCAGGAAGCTGGGCCGGTGA
- a CDS encoding cytochrome c oxidase assembly protein — protein MIHLESLVGAAALFMMWALAWWRRRWRPPVERTMAFGAGLLAALGAVNGPLHDLAEQALFSAHMVQHLLLMLVVPPLLLAGTPDWMIDGILARLLRPLAGRRVARAVTHPVSALILYEAALVVWHLPGPFERALGSAGWHALEHAALVAAAVLAWWPVLSPSRLLPALPYGAQLLYLFVFGVPMTVVAAMITAAEQVLYPSYAAAASSLGVDPLVDQRLGGVLMWVPSGVVPLAVFTLVFFRWVAAERDDA, from the coding sequence ATGATCCACCTGGAGAGCCTCGTCGGGGCGGCCGCGCTGTTTATGATGTGGGCTCTGGCGTGGTGGCGCCGGCGGTGGCGCCCGCCCGTCGAAAGGACCATGGCGTTCGGCGCCGGCCTGCTGGCCGCCCTGGGCGCCGTCAACGGACCGCTGCACGACCTGGCCGAGCAAGCCCTGTTCAGCGCCCACATGGTGCAGCACCTGCTTCTGATGCTGGTGGTGCCGCCCCTGCTCCTGGCCGGCACGCCGGACTGGATGATCGACGGGATCCTCGCCCGCCTCCTCCGGCCGCTCGCCGGCCGGCGCGTCGCGCGTGCGGTCACCCATCCGGTGTCGGCGCTGATCCTGTACGAGGCGGCCCTCGTCGTGTGGCACCTCCCGGGCCCCTTCGAGCGCGCCCTGGGCTCTGCCGGCTGGCACGCCCTCGAGCACGCCGCACTCGTGGCGGCGGCCGTGCTCGCGTGGTGGCCGGTGTTGAGCCCGTCGCGGCTTCTGCCGGCGTTGCCCTACGGGGCCCAGCTGCTTTACCTGTTCGTCTTCGGCGTGCCCATGACCGTGGTGGCGGCGATGATCACCGCCGCCGAGCAGGTGCTCTATCCCTCGTACGCCGCGGCCGCCTCGAGCCTGGGCGTAGACCCGTTGGTCGACCAGCGCCTGGGCGGGGTCCTCATGTGGGTCCCGTCCGGCGTGGTCCCGCTGGCCGTCTTCACCCTCGTGTTCTTCCGGTGGGTCGCCGCCGAGCGGGACGACGCCTAG
- the hemW gene encoding radical SAM family heme chaperone HemW: protein MPFCEARCHFCSFNTAPFDQAALGRYLVAADREIRLLGALPWAGAVTLVSIFIGGGTPSLLHPDDVAALLAVLRGEFRVAGDVEVTLECNPESVSVQTFAGYRAAGVNRFSLGVQALDDGVLTRLGRRHGAADARAAFEAARASGADNVSVDLMYGLPGVDTAAWAGTVGQVLDWRPDHLSAYGLTLDAGSLWGSAGAPELPTEDVVIEQYWALAHAARVRGLEHYEISNYARPGFRSRHNLIYWQAAEYLACGPGACGFLGDVRYSNHKPVPRYVAALDTGALPVETWERLTPRQRLAERLILGLRTADGVPRAWLEQRLLDDPRLGGLVADWEQAKLVRADAERVTLTESGFLLSDALFVELL from the coding sequence ATGCCGTTCTGTGAGGCGCGATGTCACTTCTGCTCGTTCAACACGGCCCCGTTCGACCAAGCCGCGCTGGGCCGCTACCTCGTGGCCGCCGATCGGGAGATCAGGCTGCTGGGGGCTCTGCCCTGGGCGGGCGCGGTCACGCTGGTGAGCATCTTCATCGGCGGAGGCACGCCCAGCCTGCTGCATCCCGACGACGTGGCCGCTCTGCTGGCAGTGCTCCGCGGGGAATTCCGGGTCGCCGGGGATGTCGAGGTGACGCTCGAATGCAATCCGGAAAGCGTGTCGGTCCAGACCTTCGCCGGCTATCGCGCCGCCGGCGTCAACCGCTTCAGCCTGGGAGTCCAGGCCCTGGACGACGGCGTGCTGACCCGGCTCGGCCGTCGTCATGGAGCCGCCGACGCACGGGCCGCGTTCGAGGCGGCCCGCGCCAGCGGGGCTGACAACGTGAGCGTAGATCTCATGTACGGTCTCCCGGGCGTGGACACCGCCGCCTGGGCCGGGACGGTCGGGCAGGTGCTCGACTGGCGGCCCGATCACCTCTCCGCCTACGGGCTCACTCTGGACGCGGGGAGCCTGTGGGGATCGGCGGGAGCGCCCGAGCTGCCGACGGAGGACGTCGTCATCGAGCAATACTGGGCGCTGGCCCACGCCGCACGCGTCCGCGGGCTCGAGCATTACGAGATCTCGAACTACGCGCGCCCCGGCTTCCGCTCGCGGCACAATCTGATCTACTGGCAGGCCGCCGAATACCTGGCCTGTGGCCCCGGCGCCTGCGGATTCCTCGGCGACGTCCGGTACAGCAACCACAAGCCGGTGCCGCGCTACGTCGCCGCGCTCGATACGGGAGCCCTGCCTGTCGAGACGTGGGAGCGCCTGACGCCGCGCCAGCGGCTCGCCGAGCGGCTCATCCTGGGGCTCCGCACGGCCGACGGGGTGCCACGGGCCTGGCTGGAGCAGCGGTTGCTCGATGATCCGCGGCTTGGGGGCCTGGTCGCCGACTGGGAGCAGGCGAAACTGGTCCGGGCCGACGCCGAGCGGGTCACCCTCACGGAGTCCGGATTCCTCCTGTCCGACGCCCTGTTCGTCGAGCTTCTCTAG
- the lepA gene encoding translation elongation factor 4 — protein MTLARIRNFSIVAHIDHGKSTLADRLLALTGTMDAKKAVDQVLDSMDLERERGITIKAHTVRLLYRARDGQEYTLNLIDTPGHVDFSYEVSRALAACEGAVLIVDASQGIEAQTLANYYLAADAGLAIIPVINKIDLPAADEEGTRTQISEVLGLDGADALAISAKHGTGVPEVLEAIVSRIPPPTGDAAAPLKALVFDSFYDSYQGVVVYLRLQDGRVRAGTRILLMSNGRTYEVQQVGVFTPEMRQVEELSAGQVGYLTASIKRVSDAKVGETITEAARPTAEPFPGYRDAKPMVFAGLYPIEDTDYEALRDALEKLRLNDPAFNFEPETSLALGYGFRCGFLGLLHMEIVQERLEREFNLSVIVTAPSVRYRVLTTAGEVLDIDNPSKLPTPDHIEAMEEPYVKSSVYVPTEFMTAIYKLAQEKRGEHKSLEYLGKRVHIRFDFPLAEIVIDFYDTLKSISRGYASFDYEFSDFRPSHLVKLDILLNGDPVDALSIIVHRDKAYERGKTLVEKLRGVIPRQLYEVAIQAAIGSRVIARETVKAMGKNVTAKCYGGDITRKRKLLEKQKEGKKRMKQVGKVEVPQEAFLTVLKS, from the coding sequence ATGACGCTGGCCCGCATCCGCAATTTCTCGATCGTCGCCCACATCGACCATGGCAAGTCGACGCTGGCCGATCGTCTGCTCGCGCTGACCGGTACCATGGACGCCAAGAAGGCCGTCGATCAGGTGCTCGATTCCATGGACCTCGAGCGCGAACGCGGGATCACGATCAAGGCCCACACCGTCCGCCTTCTCTACCGGGCCCGCGACGGCCAGGAATACACCCTGAACCTCATCGACACGCCGGGACATGTGGACTTCTCCTACGAAGTGTCCCGGGCGCTGGCGGCCTGCGAGGGCGCCGTGCTGATCGTGGACGCCTCCCAGGGCATCGAAGCTCAGACCCTGGCCAACTACTATCTGGCCGCCGATGCCGGGCTGGCGATCATCCCCGTCATCAACAAAATCGATCTCCCCGCGGCCGACGAGGAGGGCACGCGGACCCAGATCTCGGAAGTCCTGGGGTTGGATGGCGCCGACGCGCTGGCCATCTCGGCCAAACACGGCACCGGAGTGCCGGAGGTGCTGGAGGCGATCGTCAGCCGCATTCCGCCTCCCACCGGCGACGCGGCAGCCCCCCTCAAGGCCCTGGTCTTCGACTCCTTCTACGACTCGTACCAGGGCGTCGTCGTGTACCTGCGGCTGCAGGACGGGCGCGTGCGGGCCGGAACGCGGATCCTCCTCATGTCCAACGGGCGGACCTACGAGGTCCAGCAGGTGGGGGTCTTCACGCCCGAGATGCGGCAGGTCGAGGAGCTGTCGGCCGGCCAGGTCGGGTATCTCACGGCCTCCATCAAGCGCGTGTCCGATGCGAAAGTCGGCGAGACCATCACCGAGGCGGCCCGCCCCACCGCCGAGCCGTTTCCCGGGTATCGCGACGCCAAGCCGATGGTCTTCGCGGGCCTCTATCCCATCGAGGACACCGACTACGAGGCGCTGCGCGACGCCCTGGAGAAGCTTCGGCTCAACGACCCCGCGTTCAACTTCGAGCCGGAGACCTCGCTGGCACTCGGCTACGGCTTCCGCTGCGGCTTCCTGGGCCTGCTCCACATGGAGATCGTCCAGGAACGATTGGAGCGTGAGTTCAACCTGTCGGTCATCGTCACCGCGCCCTCGGTGCGCTACCGGGTCCTGACGACCGCCGGCGAGGTCCTGGACATCGACAACCCGTCGAAGCTTCCCACCCCCGATCACATCGAGGCGATGGAAGAGCCTTACGTGAAGTCCTCGGTGTACGTGCCCACCGAGTTCATGACGGCCATCTACAAACTGGCCCAGGAGAAGCGTGGCGAGCACAAGTCCCTGGAATACCTCGGCAAGCGCGTGCACATCCGCTTCGACTTCCCGCTGGCCGAGATCGTCATCGACTTCTACGACACGTTGAAGTCGATCTCCCGGGGCTACGCCTCCTTCGACTACGAGTTCTCCGACTTTCGGCCGTCCCATCTCGTGAAGCTCGACATCCTCCTCAACGGCGATCCCGTCGATGCCCTGAGCATCATCGTCCACCGGGACAAGGCCTACGAGCGGGGCAAGACGCTGGTGGAGAAGCTCCGCGGGGTGATCCCGCGCCAGCTTTACGAAGTCGCGATCCAGGCCGCCATCGGCAGCCGGGTCATTGCCCGGGAGACGGTCAAGGCCATGGGCAAGAACGTCACCGCCAAATGCTACGGAGGAGACATCACCCGGAAACGCAAGCTGCTCGAAAAGCAGAAAGAAGGCAAGAAGCGCATGAAGCAGGTGGGCAAGGTCGAGGTACCTCAGGAAGCCTTCCTCACCGTTCTCAAGAGCTGA
- the hrcA gene encoding heat-inducible transcriptional repressor HrcA — protein MDKRHRDVLIALIREYVDSAEAVGSRLLAKRYFRNLSPATIRNVMADLEEMGYLTQPHASAGRVPTDKAYRLYVDSFPRPTSGSPATEALPPRGTGIDDFMERTSEHLSAVTKMTGLLLAPPLRHTTINRVELIPLEPDRALAVLVTETGWVTARAISLDPPLPAEEVRKIGRELMRRFRDRTVASIVAMETAPADPLDELHTRARAITEQVVEMLRGRTLYISGAINMLDHPEFWDLETTRELLRTFEQKERLASLMAGLAEDQGVHVTIGEENPYAEMRECTLITSTYLYRNQVLGILGVVGPRRLPYPEVISVVNETARHVTEALSRARQDLYLPS, from the coding sequence ATGGATAAACGTCACCGCGATGTCCTCATCGCGTTGATCCGGGAATACGTCGACTCGGCGGAGGCTGTGGGCTCGCGCCTGCTCGCCAAACGGTACTTTCGCAACCTCTCCCCGGCCACCATCCGGAACGTGATGGCGGATCTCGAGGAGATGGGGTATTTGACCCAGCCCCACGCCAGCGCCGGCCGCGTGCCGACCGACAAGGCCTACCGCCTGTACGTCGACTCGTTCCCGCGGCCCACGTCCGGCTCCCCGGCGACCGAGGCGCTGCCCCCCCGGGGCACCGGGATCGACGACTTCATGGAGCGCACGTCCGAGCACTTGTCGGCCGTGACCAAGATGACCGGCCTCCTGCTGGCCCCGCCGCTACGGCATACGACGATCAACCGGGTCGAGCTCATCCCGCTCGAGCCCGACCGGGCGCTGGCCGTCCTGGTGACGGAGACCGGATGGGTTACGGCGCGGGCGATCAGCCTGGACCCACCGCTTCCCGCCGAGGAGGTTCGGAAGATCGGGCGGGAGCTGATGCGGCGCTTCCGGGACCGCACGGTGGCGAGCATCGTGGCGATGGAGACGGCCCCGGCCGACCCGCTGGACGAGCTGCATACGCGGGCCCGGGCCATCACCGAGCAGGTCGTGGAGATGCTCCGCGGCCGTACGCTCTATATCAGCGGCGCGATCAACATGCTGGACCATCCGGAATTCTGGGACCTGGAGACGACGCGCGAGCTCCTGCGGACGTTCGAGCAGAAGGAGCGGCTGGCCAGCCTCATGGCCGGCCTCGCCGAGGACCAGGGGGTGCATGTCACCATCGGCGAGGAGAATCCCTACGCGGAGATGCGGGAGTGCACGCTGATCACATCGACCTACCTGTACCGCAACCAGGTTCTCGGAATCCTGGGTGTGGTCGGCCCTCGCCGCCTGCCCTACCCCGAGGTCATCTCGGTGGTGAACGAGACGGCGCGCCACGTCACCGAGGCACTGTCGCGGGCCCGGCAGGATCTCTACCTGCCGTCCTGA
- the lepB gene encoding signal peptidase I, which produces MDDRKVEVESKIRVPVTGSRDGDGAATETVGTKGRRKSLVREYGEAIVIAIVLALIIRTLVVQAFTIPSGSMMDTLLVGDYILVNKFLYGPELPFTDIHMPGLREPQRGDIIVFKYPQDEKRDFIKRIVGVPGDQIVIRGHDVHVNGQRLREPYVKHTAPNSGHTGTGQTYCGYAYGCEPTAVPPDSYFVMGDNRDNSQDSRYWGFVRREKIKGKAFLIYWSWNSERHWMRWWRLGKYIP; this is translated from the coding sequence ATGGACGACCGAAAAGTCGAGGTGGAATCAAAAATACGGGTACCGGTCACGGGATCGCGCGACGGCGACGGGGCGGCGACCGAGACGGTCGGGACCAAGGGACGCCGGAAGTCGCTGGTTCGGGAGTACGGCGAGGCGATCGTCATCGCGATCGTCCTGGCCCTGATCATCCGCACGCTGGTGGTCCAGGCCTTCACCATCCCGTCCGGGTCGATGATGGACACCCTCCTGGTGGGGGACTACATCCTCGTCAACAAGTTCCTGTACGGACCCGAGCTGCCCTTCACGGACATCCACATGCCCGGTCTGCGGGAGCCGCAGCGGGGCGACATCATCGTGTTCAAGTACCCTCAGGACGAGAAGCGAGACTTCATCAAGCGGATCGTCGGGGTGCCCGGCGACCAGATCGTCATCCGGGGCCATGATGTGCATGTCAACGGGCAGCGGCTGCGGGAACCCTACGTCAAGCACACCGCGCCCAACTCCGGCCACACCGGCACCGGCCAGACGTACTGCGGCTACGCCTACGGATGCGAGCCGACCGCGGTGCCGCCCGACTCCTACTTCGTCATGGGGGACAACCGCGACAATTCTCAGGACAGCCGCTACTGGGGGTTCGTCCGCCGGGAGAAGATCAAGGGCAAAGCCTTCCTGATCTACTGGTCGTGGAATAGCGAGCGGCACTGGATGCGGTGGTGGCGGCTCGGCAAGTACATACCTTGA
- a CDS encoding NAD-dependent epimerase/dehydratase family protein, with translation MKVLVTGGAGFIGSHVVDRLVADGHTVVVVDNLSSGRAANLHPQATLQVCDIRSARLAGIVAAQRPEAVVHVAAQAAVARSVIDPAFDASVNLLGTLNLLEACRRVGVGRVVYTSTGGAAYGDTDVLPTPEDHPTRATSPYGVSKVAAERYLEVWADLGGGRGVSLRLANVYGPRQNPHGEAGVVAIFTHRLLSGQSCLINGDGEQTRDYVYVDDVADAVVRTLTRADAMGVFNIATGIETTVNELYRRLARLARIDRAPVHGPAKPGEQRRSVLDAGRVKAVLGWTPATALDEGLTRTLEHFKERG, from the coding sequence GTGAAAGTTCTGGTCACCGGCGGAGCCGGCTTCATCGGCTCCCACGTCGTCGACCGCCTCGTCGCCGACGGGCACACGGTCGTCGTCGTCGACAACCTGAGCAGCGGTCGGGCTGCGAATCTCCACCCCCAAGCGACGCTGCAGGTCTGCGACATCCGCAGCGCCCGCCTGGCCGGCATCGTTGCCGCCCAGCGGCCCGAGGCCGTCGTCCACGTGGCCGCTCAGGCGGCGGTGGCGCGCTCCGTGATCGATCCGGCCTTCGACGCCAGCGTGAACCTCCTCGGTACGCTCAACCTGCTCGAGGCCTGCCGCCGGGTCGGGGTGGGCCGCGTCGTCTACACGTCCACCGGAGGCGCCGCCTATGGCGACACCGACGTGCTGCCCACTCCGGAGGACCACCCGACGCGGGCCACGTCCCCCTACGGGGTGTCCAAGGTCGCGGCCGAGCGATACCTGGAGGTCTGGGCGGACCTCGGCGGTGGCCGCGGGGTGTCGCTGCGGCTGGCCAACGTCTACGGGCCCCGGCAGAATCCGCACGGAGAGGCCGGCGTGGTCGCCATCTTCACCCACCGCCTCCTGAGCGGGCAGTCCTGTCTCATCAACGGTGATGGCGAGCAGACTCGCGACTATGTCTACGTGGACGACGTCGCCGACGCCGTGGTGCGGACCCTGACCCGCGCCGATGCCATGGGCGTGTTCAACATCGCCACCGGCATCGAGACGACGGTGAACGAGCTCTACCGGCGGCTGGCCCGGCTGGCCCGGATCGACCGGGCTCCCGTGCACGGCCCGGCCAAGCCGGGGGAACAGCGTCGCAGCGTTCTCGACGCCGGCCGCGTGAAGGCCGTGCTGGGCTGGACCCCGGCCACCGCGCTCGACGAGGGCCTGACGCGCACGCTCGAGCACTTTAAAGAAAGGGGGTGA
- a CDS encoding NDP-sugar synthase yields the protein MPQGLPDPRRHPRHAHRRGPALGAEQLSAQAVILAGGQGTRLRPLTLARAKPVVPLLNRPFLAYQLALLSQHGVGDVILTCSYRVEDVRDAMGVAMLGAGLRYVVEKEPLGTGGGVRNAADLVRGRVWVLNGDILTDVDLTAMARFHEARQARLTILLTRVPDPRPYGLVEIDADGRIHRFREKPATDEPLTADTINAGVYLLDAELLRRIPAERAVSIEREVFPALIADGVACFAWCPTAYWRDIGSPDAYRIAQMDLLDGRVRTSLVPAGRRQGAAWVAEDVVLASDARLEGAVVIGAAARVEDRARVGPRTVIGAGSVVGSGARVEEAVVWERVQIGAGAVLRECVIANDVRIGSDATIAGGAVVAAGTVVSDGARITR from the coding sequence CTGCCGCAAGGCCTACCCGATCCGCGACGGCATCCCCGTCATGCTCATCGACGAGGCCCAGCCCTGGGCGCCGAACAGCTGAGCGCCCAGGCCGTCATCCTCGCCGGAGGCCAGGGGACGCGGCTTCGCCCGCTGACGCTGGCTCGCGCCAAACCGGTGGTCCCGCTCCTGAACCGGCCCTTTCTCGCCTATCAGCTCGCACTGCTGAGTCAGCACGGCGTGGGCGACGTGATCCTCACGTGCTCATACCGGGTGGAAGACGTCAGGGACGCGATGGGCGTCGCGATGTTGGGCGCCGGGCTGCGGTACGTCGTGGAAAAGGAGCCGCTGGGCACGGGCGGGGGCGTGCGCAACGCGGCCGATCTCGTCCGCGGCCGGGTCTGGGTGCTCAACGGCGACATCCTGACCGACGTCGACCTCACGGCGATGGCCAGGTTCCACGAGGCGCGGCAGGCCCGCCTCACCATTCTATTGACGCGGGTCCCCGATCCCCGACCGTACGGCCTGGTCGAAATCGATGCCGACGGCCGTATCCATCGCTTTCGGGAGAAGCCGGCGACGGATGAGCCTCTCACGGCGGACACGATCAACGCCGGCGTCTACCTGCTCGACGCCGAATTGCTGCGGCGAATCCCTGCCGAACGGGCCGTCTCGATCGAGCGCGAGGTCTTCCCCGCCCTGATTGCCGACGGCGTCGCCTGCTTCGCCTGGTGCCCCACCGCGTACTGGCGGGACATCGGGAGCCCCGACGCCTATCGCATCGCCCAGATGGACCTGCTCGACGGGCGGGTGCGCACGTCGCTGGTTCCCGCTGGGCGGCGGCAGGGCGCGGCCTGGGTGGCCGAGGACGTCGTCCTGGCTTCGGACGCCCGCCTGGAAGGCGCCGTCGTCATCGGCGCCGCCGCGCGCGTGGAAGACCGAGCCAGGGTAGGGCCGCGGACCGTCATCGGGGCCGGCTCCGTGGTCGGCTCCGGGGCCCGCGTGGAGGAGGCGGTGGTCTGGGAGCGTGTGCAAATCGGAGCCGGCGCCGTCCTTCGCGAGTGCGTGATCGCCAACGACGTTCGCATCGGCAGCGACGCCACCATCGCGGGGGGCGCCGTGGTGGCGGCCGGAACCGTCGTGAGCGACGGGGCTCGGATCACTCGCTGA
- a CDS encoding UDP-glucose/GDP-mannose dehydrogenase family protein, with the protein MNICVVGTGYVGLVTGAVFADLGNEVICVDNQPDKIAALEAGRMPIYEPGLEEMVARNVTDGRLRFTVDLAAAVKRSQIVFITVATPAGNNGQTDLTAVEAVAKGIGQAMERHTVIVNKSTVPVGTGDLVRDVIQRHQPRPVPFDVVSNPEFLREGSAIEDTLRPDRIVIGASNQQVAMILLELYAPLERPMIITDVPSAEMIKYASNACLAAKISFINAIANICELAGADVAQVTKGVGLDARIGPAFMQAGLGFGGSCFPKDTDSLIHTAATLGYDFRLLKAVIDINRDRVSHFVEKIRKTLDPLDDKTLAILGLAFKPNTDDMREAKSIEVIGRVLALGARVRAYDPVAVPNARKALSAAVSYCDSPYEAATGADGLVLVTEWNEFKFLNLERVRGLMRRPVIFDGRNLWEPERMRRLGFEYYSIGRKPVLPA; encoded by the coding sequence ATGAACATCTGCGTAGTCGGAACCGGCTATGTCGGTCTCGTCACCGGCGCGGTGTTCGCCGACCTCGGCAACGAGGTCATCTGTGTGGACAACCAGCCGGATAAGATCGCCGCCCTGGAAGCCGGCCGGATGCCCATCTATGAGCCGGGGCTGGAGGAGATGGTCGCCCGAAACGTCACCGATGGGCGCCTGCGCTTCACCGTCGATCTGGCCGCCGCTGTCAAACGATCGCAGATCGTCTTCATCACGGTGGCCACGCCGGCCGGCAACAACGGCCAGACCGACCTGACGGCGGTGGAGGCGGTGGCCAAGGGCATCGGGCAGGCCATGGAGCGGCACACGGTGATCGTGAACAAGTCGACGGTGCCGGTGGGCACCGGGGACCTCGTGCGCGATGTGATCCAGCGACACCAGCCCAGGCCGGTGCCCTTCGACGTGGTGTCGAACCCGGAGTTCCTGCGCGAGGGCTCGGCCATCGAGGATACCCTGCGCCCGGATCGGATCGTCATCGGCGCCTCCAACCAGCAGGTGGCCATGATCCTGCTCGAGCTCTACGCCCCGCTGGAGCGCCCGATGATCATCACCGATGTGCCGTCGGCGGAGATGATCAAGTACGCCTCCAACGCTTGTCTGGCCGCCAAGATCTCCTTCATCAACGCCATCGCCAATATCTGCGAGCTGGCGGGTGCCGACGTCGCTCAGGTCACCAAAGGGGTCGGCCTGGACGCCCGCATCGGGCCGGCGTTCATGCAGGCCGGGCTCGGCTTCGGGGGAAGCTGCTTTCCCAAAGACACCGACTCGTTGATCCACACCGCCGCCACGCTCGGCTACGACTTCCGGCTGCTCAAGGCGGTGATCGACATCAACCGCGACCGTGTCTCCCACTTCGTCGAGAAGATCCGGAAGACGCTCGATCCGTTGGACGACAAGACCCTGGCCATCCTGGGGCTGGCCTTCAAACCCAACACCGATGACATGCGCGAGGCGAAGTCGATCGAGGTCATCGGCCGGGTGCTCGCTCTTGGTGCCCGGGTCCGGGCCTACGATCCGGTGGCGGTGCCCAATGCCCGCAAGGCGCTGTCGGCCGCGGTCAGCTATTGCGATTCTCCCTACGAGGCGGCGACCGGGGCCGACGGGCTCGTCCTCGTCACCGAGTGGAACGAGTTCAAGTTTCTCAACCTGGAGCGCGTGCGCGGCCTGATGCGCCGGCCGGTGATCTTCGACGGGCGGAATCTTTGGGAGCCGGAGCGCATGCGCCGCCTCGGGTTCGAGTACTACTCCATCGGCCGCAAGCCGGTGTTGCCCGCCTAG
- a CDS encoding cytochrome C oxidase subunit IV family protein — translation MKSNAPHHATVRTYVAVAVILTLITALEFGVIYIRRLAPVIVPLLLVMSTAKFALVVLFFMHLRYEGRSLTVLFVGPLVVAISLGLALLTLYGEFLVLGR, via the coding sequence ATGAAGAGCAACGCCCCGCATCACGCGACCGTTCGTACCTACGTCGCGGTCGCCGTCATCCTGACGCTGATCACCGCGCTGGAATTCGGGGTCATCTATATCCGGCGTCTGGCCCCCGTCATCGTGCCGCTGCTGCTCGTCATGTCGACGGCGAAGTTCGCGCTGGTGGTGCTGTTCTTCATGCACCTCCGCTACGAGGGCCGCTCGCTGACCGTGCTCTTCGTGGGTCCGCTCGTCGTCGCCATCAGCCTGGGGCTGGCGCTGCTGACGCTCTACGGGGAGTTCCTGGTGCTCGGGCGATGA